From Acinetobacter lwoffii, a single genomic window includes:
- a CDS encoding class I SAM-dependent methyltransferase, whose amino-acid sequence MAKNFHSEVVVASYDDHIRKLIPGYELVHQQIEAILSTELPETAHILIVGCGTGYELSYLLEQHPDWTFTAIDPSAAMLEQVSKNLNSIDQQRVQLIQSTIQDLNQPDTFDAALAILVAHFIPNSEKNGFFQAIYQCLKTNGLALTYDLMQPEDQQDIKTMQKMAQQTGLSVTQSTKMIERLEQDFYLLSAHNFKALLTKVGFKQCKIYCQIMDYHGFLLRK is encoded by the coding sequence ATGGCAAAAAACTTTCACAGTGAAGTCGTGGTCGCCAGTTATGACGATCATATCCGTAAACTGATTCCCGGTTATGAACTGGTGCATCAGCAGATTGAAGCAATTCTCAGCACTGAACTCCCAGAAACCGCACATATATTAATAGTGGGTTGCGGAACAGGTTATGAATTGTCGTATTTATTAGAGCAACATCCAGACTGGACCTTTACTGCAATTGATCCATCAGCAGCTATGCTGGAACAGGTTAGTAAAAATCTGAATTCCATAGATCAACAAAGGGTACAACTTATCCAAAGCACAATCCAAGATTTGAATCAGCCGGATACGTTTGATGCTGCGTTGGCCATTCTAGTGGCACATTTCATTCCAAATTCCGAAAAAAACGGATTTTTTCAGGCTATTTATCAGTGTCTTAAAACCAATGGTCTTGCATTGACCTATGATCTGATGCAACCTGAAGATCAGCAAGACATTAAAACTATGCAGAAGATGGCACAACAGACAGGGTTGAGTGTAACGCAAAGTACCAAGATGATTGAACGCTTGGAGCAGGATTTTTACTTGTTATCTGCGCATAATTTTAAAGCGCTTTTAACCAAAGTCGGATTTAAACAGTGCAAAATTTATTGTCAAATCATGGATTATCATGGCTTTTTGCTCAGAAAATAA
- a CDS encoding Rossmann-like and DUF2520 domain-containing protein, which produces MRISMIGAGRVAYHLALVLSAHHEIVQIYSRTLEKAQYLAEQFNAQAIAQPQQLDHEVDLVIIAVSDQSIANVIEQIHPYLQQNLIVHTSGSTHLNLLKNVHARAGVFYPLQTFSLERQIDWQQTPLLIEAVNEQDQILLLELANSLSNRVYTYSSSQRLSLHLAAVFACNFANYCYDMAKQVVDVQQVDFSLLYPLMLETANKATQNDPKQMQTGPAMRGDQNILNMHQQMLANMQREDLQNVYQLLSQQILTRHQK; this is translated from the coding sequence ATGCGGATCAGTATGATTGGGGCAGGGCGAGTGGCATATCATCTTGCCCTTGTATTGTCAGCACACCATGAGATCGTACAGATCTACAGTCGAACCCTAGAAAAAGCACAATATCTGGCTGAGCAATTCAACGCTCAGGCCATCGCTCAGCCTCAACAGCTGGATCATGAGGTGGATCTGGTCATTATCGCGGTCAGTGATCAGTCGATTGCCAACGTCATTGAACAGATTCATCCGTATCTACAGCAGAATCTGATCGTACATACCTCTGGCAGCACCCATCTCAATTTACTGAAAAATGTGCATGCGCGTGCAGGCGTATTTTATCCTTTACAGACCTTTAGTCTCGAACGCCAGATTGATTGGCAGCAGACGCCACTGTTGATTGAAGCGGTGAATGAACAGGACCAAATCCTGTTATTAGAACTGGCAAATAGCCTAAGCAATCGTGTTTATACTTATAGTTCCAGTCAACGTCTCAGTTTGCATCTTGCAGCGGTATTTGCCTGTAATTTTGCCAATTACTGTTATGACATGGCCAAGCAGGTGGTTGATGTACAACAGGTCGATTTCAGTTTGTTGTATCCCTTAATGCTGGAAACTGCCAATAAAGCCACTCAGAATGATCCCAAACAAATGCAGACCGGCCCAGCGATGCGTGGTGATCAGAATATCTTGAATATGCATCAGCAGATGTTAGCCAATATGCAGCGAGAAGATTTACAAAATGTCTATCAGTTGTTGAGCCAGCAGATTCTCACGCGTCATCAGAAATGA
- a CDS encoding isovaleryl-CoA dehydrogenase, whose protein sequence is MNLQSLDFGLDETLIALRDSVAAFCAKEITPIAQQVDRDNKFPAHLWKKFGEMGLLGLTVSEEYGGSNFGYLAHIIAMQEISRASASIGLSYGAHSNLCVNQIKRNGTEEQKQRYLPKLISGEYVGALAMSEPNAGSDVVSMKLKAEDKGDHYLLNGSKMWITNGGDADVLVVYAKTDLQAGAKGMTAFLVEKNMPGFSHGTHLDKLGMRGSNTYPLFFDNVEVPKENVMGGVGNGTKVLMSGLDYERAVLSAGPLGIMDACMDTVIPYIHDRKQFGQALGEFQLMQGKIADMYSTWLACKALVYAVGAECDKAEHSRSLRKDAASAILYAAEKATWMAGETIQTLGGNGYINEFAAGRLWRDAKLYEIGAGTSEIRRMLIGRELFNETA, encoded by the coding sequence ATGAATTTACAAAGCTTGGATTTCGGTTTGGATGAAACTCTAATAGCGCTTCGTGATTCAGTGGCCGCTTTTTGCGCCAAAGAAATTACCCCGATTGCTCAACAGGTTGACCGTGACAACAAGTTCCCTGCCCACCTTTGGAAAAAGTTTGGCGAGATGGGCCTGCTCGGGCTGACAGTCAGTGAGGAATATGGCGGTTCAAATTTTGGTTATCTGGCGCACATCATTGCCATGCAGGAAATTTCCCGTGCTTCTGCATCCATTGGGCTGTCCTATGGCGCACATTCTAACCTATGTGTAAACCAAATTAAGCGAAATGGTACTGAAGAACAGAAACAGCGTTATCTGCCTAAACTGATTTCAGGTGAATATGTCGGTGCCTTGGCAATGTCTGAACCGAATGCAGGCTCGGATGTGGTGAGCATGAAACTGAAAGCAGAAGACAAAGGCGATCACTACCTGTTGAATGGTTCAAAAATGTGGATCACCAATGGTGGCGATGCCGATGTCCTGGTGGTCTATGCAAAAACCGATTTGCAGGCCGGCGCCAAAGGCATGACCGCCTTTCTGGTTGAAAAAAATATGCCAGGTTTCAGTCATGGCACACATTTGGACAAACTGGGTATGCGCGGTTCAAACACTTATCCGCTGTTTTTTGACAATGTCGAAGTACCCAAAGAAAACGTCATGGGCGGCGTCGGTAATGGCACCAAGGTCTTGATGAGTGGTCTGGACTATGAGCGTGCTGTATTGAGTGCTGGCCCACTGGGGATTATGGATGCCTGTATGGATACCGTGATTCCATATATTCATGACCGTAAACAGTTTGGTCAGGCGCTGGGCGAATTCCAGTTAATGCAAGGCAAAATTGCCGACATGTATTCGACCTGGCTAGCCTGTAAGGCACTGGTTTATGCGGTCGGTGCTGAATGTGACAAAGCTGAGCATAGCCGTAGCCTGCGTAAAGATGCTGCCAGTGCCATTTTATATGCTGCTGAAAAAGCGACCTGGATGGCAGGAGAAACCATTCAGACTTTAGGTGGTAACGGTTATATCAACGAATTTGCTGCCGGCCGTTTATGGCGTGATGCCAAACTGTATGAAATTGGCGCCGGTACTTCAGAAATCCGCCGCATGCTGATTGGCCGTGAACTTTTCAACGAAACAGCCTAA
- the trmB gene encoding tRNA (guanosine(46)-N7)-methyltransferase TrmB, which yields MSNDQLDQQVVELENLSEHREIVTFMRRSMPLNTSQRTALEQYGHLILEYPVGDLRQHFEHPERPLTVEIGFGMGRSLVLMAKANPERNFVGIEVHVPGIAQCVYEAGIEGLTNLRVLDADAIQVLREMPDNSINAVQLYFPDPWQKKRHFKRRFVSHDRMPLVEQKLELGGTFHAATDWEPYAEWMIEVLEERPRLENLAGKGNSYPRPEWRPQTKFERRGIEAGHKINDFIFKKIS from the coding sequence ATGTCGAACGATCAATTAGACCAGCAAGTCGTGGAGCTGGAAAACTTAAGCGAGCACCGTGAAATCGTGACGTTTATGCGCCGCTCAATGCCGCTGAATACCTCTCAACGTACTGCGCTTGAACAATATGGTCACTTAATTTTGGAATATCCAGTCGGTGATTTGCGTCAGCACTTTGAACATCCTGAACGTCCTTTGACTGTAGAAATTGGTTTTGGTATGGGCCGTTCACTGGTATTGATGGCCAAAGCTAATCCTGAACGTAACTTTGTCGGAATTGAAGTCCATGTACCTGGAATTGCGCAGTGCGTGTATGAAGCAGGTATTGAAGGCCTAACGAACTTACGTGTGCTGGATGCTGATGCAATTCAGGTATTACGTGAAATGCCAGACAATAGTATTAATGCAGTTCAGTTATACTTCCCTGATCCATGGCAGAAAAAACGTCATTTTAAACGCCGCTTTGTTTCGCATGACCGTATGCCGCTGGTGGAGCAAAAGCTGGAGCTTGGCGGAACTTTCCATGCTGCAACGGACTGGGAACCGTATGCGGAATGGATGATAGAAGTATTGGAAGAACGTCCACGTCTGGAAAATCTGGCGGGCAAAGGCAATAGCTATCCTCGTCCGGAATGGCGTCCACAAACCAAGTTTGAACGTCGCGGGATTGAAGCAGGTCACAAGATTAATGATTTTATCTTTAAGAAAATTTCTTAA
- a CDS encoding AMP-binding protein — MTQVRLSYAYGTSSQPLLGMTIGEKFDQACERYAERDAVVSLHQNIRLSYRQLQEQVNAFACQLLKMGMQKGDRLAIWSPNCVEWTITQFAAFKAGIILVNLNPAYKSNELEYVLNKVSCKGLVIAAQFKTTDYQEILTKIAPELQETEGKFLNAERLPHLKHVIKIDDQQHTGIHRFQDLLSSPSAQELEQLQQISSELQFDETINIQFTSGTTGNPKGTMLTHNNILNNGYFVGEAIHLGPEDRVCISVPLFHCFGMVMGNLACITHGSAMIYPSAVFNPLETLKAIQQERCTAAYGVPTMFIAVLEHEQFDEFDLSSLRTGIMAGSPCPQEIMQRVIERMHMSEITICYGMTETAPVSAQSSTADSVEQRVSTVGRVHPHLEVKIVDENGKVVPRGQLGELCVRGYSVMLGYWEDQDKTQEVIDAARWMHTGDIAEMDDEGFVKIKGRIKDVVIRGGENLFPKEIEDFLYTHPAVSDVQVIGVPDHKYGEELCACIILHENDPCTEETIRQYCKEHISHNKVPRYVRFFQEFPMTASGKAQKFKLREFMREELNLKEIA; from the coding sequence ATGACACAAGTACGGTTAAGCTATGCCTATGGAACCAGCAGCCAGCCTTTATTGGGCATGACGATTGGTGAAAAATTTGATCAGGCTTGCGAGCGGTATGCAGAACGTGATGCGGTAGTGAGTTTGCATCAGAACATACGCCTCAGTTACCGGCAGCTACAGGAACAAGTCAATGCCTTTGCCTGTCAGCTGCTGAAAATGGGTATGCAAAAAGGTGATCGTCTGGCGATCTGGTCGCCGAACTGTGTGGAATGGACCATTACCCAGTTTGCAGCCTTCAAGGCAGGCATTATTCTGGTGAATTTAAATCCAGCTTATAAAAGCAACGAGCTTGAATATGTGCTAAACAAGGTCTCCTGTAAGGGACTGGTGATTGCAGCGCAGTTTAAGACGACGGACTATCAGGAAATTCTGACTAAAATTGCACCGGAATTGCAGGAAACCGAAGGTAAATTCCTTAATGCAGAGCGACTGCCACATTTAAAGCATGTGATTAAAATTGATGATCAGCAGCATACCGGCATCCACCGTTTTCAGGATTTACTAAGCTCGCCTAGTGCGCAAGAGTTGGAACAACTGCAACAGATCTCCAGTGAATTGCAGTTTGATGAAACGATTAATATCCAGTTTACCTCGGGCACTACGGGCAATCCGAAAGGCACCATGTTGACCCATAATAATATTTTAAATAATGGTTATTTTGTCGGTGAAGCCATTCATTTAGGGCCAGAAGACCGTGTCTGTATTTCAGTGCCTTTATTCCACTGTTTTGGTATGGTCATGGGCAATCTGGCCTGTATTACGCATGGCTCTGCCATGATCTATCCGTCTGCCGTGTTTAATCCGCTGGAAACCTTAAAAGCCATCCAGCAGGAAAGATGTACCGCGGCTTATGGTGTGCCGACTATGTTTATTGCGGTGCTGGAACATGAACAGTTTGACGAGTTTGATCTGTCCAGTCTGCGTACCGGGATTATGGCGGGTAGTCCATGTCCGCAGGAAATTATGCAGCGCGTGATTGAACGGATGCATATGTCTGAAATCACGATTTGTTATGGCATGACTGAAACCGCACCCGTCAGTGCACAAAGCTCAACGGCAGACAGTGTCGAGCAACGTGTCAGTACGGTTGGCCGGGTACATCCGCATCTGGAAGTTAAAATTGTCGATGAAAATGGCAAGGTGGTTCCACGCGGCCAATTGGGTGAGCTGTGTGTACGTGGTTATTCAGTGATGCTCGGTTATTGGGAAGATCAGGATAAAACCCAGGAAGTGATTGATGCGGCGCGCTGGATGCATACCGGTGATATCGCTGAAATGGATGATGAAGGCTTTGTCAAAATCAAGGGCCGAATCAAGGACGTGGTGATTCGTGGAGGGGAAAACCTGTTCCCGAAAGAAATTGAAGATTTCCTTTATACCCATCCGGCTGTTTCAGATGTACAGGTGATTGGGGTGCCAGACCATAAATATGGTGAGGAACTTTGTGCCTGCATCATCCTGCATGAAAATGATCCTTGTACTGAAGAAACCATCCGTCAGTATTGTAAGGAGCATATTTCTCACAATAAAGTGCCGCGCTATGTGCGTTTCTTCCAGGAATTTCCAATGACGGCTTCAGGGAAGGCGCAGAAGTTCAAATTGCGTGAATTTATGCGTGAAGAGCTGAACTTGAAAGAGATTGCTTAA
- a CDS encoding enoyl-CoA hydratase/isomerase family protein has translation MTYQFLQLEQQNQVATVWINRAELHNAFNTQVIEELHACFQSLNNRDDVRVVILAGRGKSFSAGADLNWMKQAGQASQADNEADALKLAKMLQSLATLKQPTIARVHGIAFGGGMGLASACDICVASTDAKFATSEVRLGLAPSTISPYVIRAIGTRQASRYFLTAERITAEQAKSIGLAHEVTPPEQLDSKIDEIVEALLLGGPAAQSASKQLIQLVDQQVLTEDLLLKTAQHIAHIRQGDEAKNGLNAFLNKQSPAWIKTTA, from the coding sequence ATGACATATCAATTTTTACAGCTCGAACAGCAGAATCAGGTGGCAACGGTTTGGATTAACCGTGCTGAACTGCACAATGCCTTTAATACTCAAGTCATTGAAGAACTGCATGCTTGCTTCCAGTCTTTAAATAACCGTGATGATGTACGCGTGGTGATTCTGGCGGGTCGTGGCAAAAGCTTCTCTGCGGGTGCGGATCTGAACTGGATGAAACAGGCCGGTCAGGCATCACAGGCAGACAATGAGGCGGATGCGCTCAAACTGGCAAAAATGCTGCAAAGTCTGGCGACCTTAAAACAGCCAACCATTGCCCGGGTACACGGCATTGCCTTTGGTGGCGGCATGGGGCTGGCCTCAGCCTGTGATATTTGTGTGGCCAGTACAGATGCCAAGTTTGCCACTTCCGAGGTTCGCTTAGGTCTGGCACCTTCGACCATCAGCCCGTATGTAATTCGTGCAATTGGTACACGTCAAGCTTCACGTTATTTCCTGACTGCCGAGCGGATTACTGCTGAACAGGCCAAAAGCATTGGTCTTGCGCATGAAGTCACTCCACCAGAACAGCTCGACAGCAAAATTGATGAAATTGTGGAAGCACTTTTACTTGGTGGTCCTGCCGCACAGAGCGCATCGAAACAGTTGATTCAACTGGTTGACCAACAGGTATTGACCGAAGATTTACTGCTTAAAACAGCACAGCATATTGCCCATATTCGCCAGGGAGATGAGGCGAAAAATGGACTGAATGCATTTTTGAACAAACAAAGCCCGGCTTGGATCAAGACCACGGCATAA
- a CDS encoding TetR/AcrR family transcriptional regulator, with protein sequence MSYKRSSLMQERMEQNRLSILESARELIIQGGLKEASIQAIAERAGVSTGLVYRYFESKSQILIEVLSAAIQHEVGILNHIAESDLSPKLKLQKSVTTFVKRAMNSPQLAYSLMFEPVDPEMEHERFRSKQLLKQSIKEILAEGKVNGEFEFEDLNTAALGVVGAMTFVVIEPLNPSRNVMFDQKYKDHFVKQIADFCVNAVRGQEENLQA encoded by the coding sequence ATGAGTTATAAAAGATCATCATTGATGCAGGAACGAATGGAACAAAATCGCCTGTCGATTTTGGAATCTGCTCGTGAACTGATTATTCAAGGGGGCTTGAAGGAGGCATCGATTCAGGCGATTGCAGAGCGCGCAGGCGTTTCTACAGGGCTGGTCTATCGATATTTCGAAAGCAAAAGCCAGATTTTGATCGAGGTTTTGTCGGCCGCGATTCAGCATGAAGTCGGGATCCTGAACCATATTGCCGAGTCAGATTTGTCGCCAAAACTGAAATTGCAAAAATCTGTTACAACTTTTGTCAAGCGTGCCATGAATAGCCCCCAACTGGCGTATTCACTGATGTTCGAACCGGTTGATCCGGAAATGGAACATGAGCGTTTTCGCAGTAAGCAGCTGCTCAAGCAGAGCATTAAGGAAATTCTGGCCGAAGGAAAGGTCAATGGAGAATTCGAATTTGAAGATTTGAATACGGCAGCGTTGGGCGTAGTTGGTGCCATGACCTTTGTCGTGATTGAACCTTTAAATCCGTCCCGAAATGTCATGTTTGATCAGAAGTATAAGGATCACTTTGTCAAACAGATTGCCGATTTTTGTGTCAACGCAGTACGTGGACAGGAGGAAAATTTACAAGCATAA
- a CDS encoding thioesterase family protein: MSAYYSFIQREQHADGSTTAYYRSNIHAQGAWNPHEQHMAPATGILCVELEQFQPRADMRIGRVGLDIFGLIAFGEFSITTRMIRPGKTIELVEAEMCANGKTCIVARAWRMLTSNTTAIAGVEDFPIESPEYLPVWEGMRCWPGGYIQSIETRAHADHRAGKGIVWLRNSLDMVEGQPTTDFSRLLGMVDTANGIVPRQDPNSGWGFPNLDLQIHMHRLPQGKWLGLEVVQQYGEDGIGLTSGILHDVHGPFGRSEQILTLRKF; the protein is encoded by the coding sequence ATGTCGGCATATTACAGTTTTATTCAGCGCGAACAGCATGCAGATGGCAGTACTACGGCTTATTACCGTTCTAATATTCATGCACAAGGTGCGTGGAATCCGCATGAGCAGCACATGGCGCCAGCCACCGGTATTCTATGCGTCGAACTGGAACAGTTTCAGCCACGTGCTGACATGCGTATTGGTCGGGTCGGGCTGGATATTTTTGGCCTGATAGCCTTTGGTGAATTTTCGATTACCACACGCATGATCCGTCCGGGTAAAACCATTGAACTGGTTGAAGCTGAAATGTGTGCCAATGGTAAAACCTGTATCGTGGCACGCGCGTGGAGAATGCTAACTTCAAATACCACGGCCATTGCTGGAGTGGAAGATTTTCCGATCGAAAGTCCAGAATATTTACCGGTTTGGGAGGGTATGCGCTGCTGGCCGGGCGGTTATATCCAGAGTATTGAAACCCGGGCACATGCTGACCATCGTGCAGGCAAGGGCATTGTCTGGCTAAGAAATTCGCTGGACATGGTAGAAGGTCAACCGACGACAGACTTTAGTCGTTTGCTCGGTATGGTCGATACGGCCAATGGCATTGTGCCACGTCAGGACCCGAATTCCGGTTGGGGATTTCCGAATCTGGACCTGCAGATTCATATGCACCGTCTGCCGCAGGGTAAATGGCTGGGACTGGAAGTGGTGCAGCAATATGGTGAAGATGGTATTGGTCTGACCAGCGGGATTCTGCATGATGTTCATGGACCTTTTGGTCGAAGTGAACAGATTCTGACCCTGCGAAAGTTCTAA
- a CDS encoding SulP family inorganic anion transporter — protein sequence MISLKKEEWFSNIRTDVLAGLVVGLALIPESIAFSAIAGVDPQVGLYASFCIAVSIAFFGGRPAMISAATGAMALLMITLVKEHGLQYLLAATILTGIIQVIAGYFKVAKLMRFVSQAVVYGFLNALAILIFVAQIPEINRMDSTGYLFIAIGLAIIYLFPYIPKIGKAIPSPLICIIVLSGLALLLSADMRTVSDLGQFPDTLPVFLIPEIPLNLETLQIILPYSFTLATVGLLESMMTTTVIDEVTGTEGDRHQECRGQGMANIVSGFMGGMAGCAMIGQSIINVSSGARTRLSTLVAGVFLLCLVVFLKDWLAYIPMAALVAIMIMVAFTTFQWGAIKQFSKHPLEFNTVMIAVIIVVLATHNLALGVFVGVLLSALFFINKLERTVHVYTHLNSAHSRSYFISGQIFFSSSEKFYQFFDFKEKLEHVELDLTHAHIWDVTSVNMLNNVIQKFKAQGIDVRVIGLNEASSTLIDRFSS from the coding sequence GTGATTAGCCTGAAAAAAGAAGAATGGTTTTCCAATATCCGCACAGATGTATTGGCAGGTCTGGTGGTGGGACTTGCCCTGATTCCTGAATCAATTGCCTTCTCTGCCATTGCCGGTGTCGATCCGCAAGTCGGTTTATATGCCTCTTTCTGCATTGCAGTATCCATTGCCTTTTTTGGTGGCCGTCCTGCCATGATCTCTGCGGCTACAGGCGCAATGGCACTTTTGATGATTACCTTGGTAAAAGAACATGGTTTGCAATATCTGTTGGCTGCCACAATTCTGACCGGCATCATTCAGGTCATTGCGGGTTATTTTAAAGTCGCTAAATTAATGCGCTTTGTATCGCAGGCGGTGGTATACGGATTTTTGAATGCCTTGGCGATCCTGATATTTGTGGCACAAATCCCGGAAATTAACCGGATGGATAGCACCGGTTATCTGTTTATTGCGATTGGTCTGGCAATTATTTATCTGTTTCCGTATATCCCGAAAATTGGCAAAGCCATTCCCTCACCTTTAATCTGTATTATCGTATTAAGCGGGTTGGCGCTGTTGTTAAGTGCAGATATGCGTACCGTGAGCGATCTTGGACAATTCCCGGATACTTTGCCAGTATTCCTGATTCCAGAAATTCCACTCAATCTGGAAACCTTGCAAATTATCCTGCCTTATTCCTTTACCTTGGCGACTGTCGGTTTGCTGGAAAGCATGATGACCACTACGGTCATTGATGAAGTGACCGGAACTGAAGGTGACCGTCATCAGGAATGTCGTGGTCAGGGTATGGCCAATATTGTCAGCGGCTTTATGGGCGGGATGGCCGGTTGTGCCATGATCGGCCAGTCAATTATCAATGTGTCTTCAGGGGCACGTACCCGTTTATCGACTCTGGTCGCTGGCGTGTTTCTGCTGTGTCTCGTGGTTTTTTTGAAAGACTGGCTGGCTTATATCCCAATGGCAGCGCTGGTTGCGATCATGATTATGGTGGCATTTACCACCTTTCAATGGGGAGCAATCAAGCAATTCAGCAAACATCCGCTAGAATTTAATACCGTGATGATTGCCGTGATTATTGTCGTGCTTGCCACTCATAATCTGGCGCTTGGTGTATTTGTCGGCGTATTGCTCTCTGCCCTGTTCTTTATTAATAAACTGGAAAGAACCGTACATGTCTATACGCATTTGAATTCGGCTCATTCACGCAGCTACTTTATTTCTGGACAGATATTCTTTAGCAGTTCAGAGAAGTTCTATCAGTTCTTTGATTTTAAAGAGAAGCTTGAGCATGTCGAACTGGATCTGACCCATGCGCATATTTGGGACGTGACTTCGGTCAATATGCTGAATAACGTGATTCAGAAGTTTAAAGCCCAAGGGATAGATGTAAGGGTGATTGGTTTGAATGAAGCCAGCAGTACATTGATCGACCGGTTTAGTAGCTGA
- a CDS encoding carboxyl transferase domain-containing protein has translation MNQLSSKINIRSEEFKTNQTAMLQLVDDLKQKIEKIALGGGETARQKHLDRGKLLPRERINHLIDPGTAFLEIGQLAAYQVYQDDVPAAGVVAGVGQVNGVTCMIIANDATVKGGTYYPLTVKKHLRAQEIAEQNHLTCIYLVDSGGAYLPLQDEVFPDRDHFGRIFYNQARMSSQGIAQIAVVMGSCTAGGAYVPAMSDETIIVRNQGTIFLGGPPLVKAATGEVVSSEDLGGGDVHTRLSGVADHLAENDEHALAIARNIVANLNKKPNKTADEIEAPLFDSSELYGIVPSDARKPFDIREVIARIVDGSRFDEFKARFGTTLVTGFAKLYGMPIGIIANNGILFSESAQKGAHFIELCTQRNIPLIFLQNITGFMVGRQYENEGIAKNGAKLVMAVANANVPKLTLVIGGSFGAGNYGMCGRAYSPRFMWTWPNSRISVMGGEQASSVLSTLKRDQIEQKGGSWSAEEEDQFKQPIRDQYERQGHPYYASSRLWDDGVIDPAQSREVLALSLAAALNAPIQPTKFGVFRM, from the coding sequence ATGAATCAGTTATCGAGCAAAATCAATATACGTAGTGAAGAGTTTAAAACCAACCAGACTGCCATGCTGCAACTGGTGGATGACCTAAAACAGAAAATTGAAAAAATTGCTTTGGGTGGTGGCGAAACTGCCCGTCAAAAACATCTGGACCGTGGCAAATTACTCCCCCGTGAACGGATTAATCACCTGATCGATCCAGGAACCGCTTTTCTGGAAATTGGTCAGCTGGCTGCCTATCAGGTGTATCAGGATGATGTTCCTGCCGCAGGTGTGGTCGCTGGTGTTGGTCAGGTCAACGGTGTGACCTGCATGATCATCGCCAATGATGCTACGGTGAAAGGCGGTACTTATTATCCATTAACAGTGAAAAAGCATTTACGTGCCCAGGAAATTGCCGAACAGAACCATCTGACTTGTATTTATCTGGTGGATTCAGGCGGTGCATATTTGCCTTTACAGGATGAAGTATTTCCAGACCGCGATCACTTCGGCCGTATTTTCTACAATCAGGCACGTATGTCGAGCCAAGGTATCGCCCAAATTGCAGTGGTGATGGGCAGCTGTACTGCAGGCGGTGCTTATGTGCCTGCCATGTCAGATGAAACCATTATTGTCCGCAATCAGGGCACCATTTTCCTAGGCGGCCCTCCTCTAGTTAAGGCAGCTACTGGTGAAGTGGTGTCCAGTGAGGATCTCGGTGGTGGTGATGTGCATACCCGTTTGTCTGGCGTGGCTGATCATCTGGCTGAAAACGATGAACATGCACTTGCGATTGCCCGCAACATCGTGGCCAACCTGAACAAAAAGCCAAACAAGACCGCAGATGAAATCGAAGCGCCGCTGTTTGACAGTTCGGAACTGTACGGCATTGTGCCGAGTGACGCGCGCAAGCCTTTTGATATCCGTGAAGTGATAGCGCGTATTGTCGATGGCTCACGTTTTGACGAGTTCAAGGCACGTTTCGGCACTACCCTGGTGACCGGTTTTGCCAAGCTCTATGGCATGCCAATCGGGATTATTGCCAATAATGGCATTCTATTTTCCGAGTCTGCCCAAAAAGGCGCACATTTTATTGAACTGTGTACCCAGCGCAATATTCCGCTGATTTTCCTGCAAAACATTACCGGCTTTATGGTCGGTCGCCAGTATGAAAATGAAGGCATTGCCAAAAATGGTGCCAAGCTGGTGATGGCCGTCGCCAACGCCAATGTGCCTAAGTTGACTCTAGTGATTGGCGGTTCTTTTGGTGCTGGCAACTACGGTATGTGTGGCCGCGCCTACTCGCCGCGCTTTATGTGGACCTGGCCAAACTCGCGTATTTCAGTGATGGGCGGTGAACAGGCCTCTAGCGTTTTGTCGACCTTAAAACGTGACCAGATTGAACAGAAAGGCGGCAGCTGGTCAGCTGAAGAAGAAGACCAGTTTAAACAACCAATTCGTGATCAATACGAACGCCAAGGCCATCCTTATTATGCGTCTTCGCGTTTATGGGATGACGGTGTGATTGATCCGGCGCAATCACGTGAGGTTCTGGCTTTAAGTCTAGCTGCAGCCCTGAATGCGCCCATCCAGCCAACCAAATTCGGCGTGTTCCGCATGTAA